The Arachis ipaensis cultivar K30076 chromosome B07, Araip1.1, whole genome shotgun sequence genomic interval ATTCTTTTACCCAAAAATTTCTCATTGGGTTTCTAATTTGATTTCATGTCTACTGCAGTTGCAACCAGACAAGGTGAAACGACTCATGGCAGTGTCTCATGGAAAGCTTTCAGTGTGAGTCTCTTCTCTACCCTCTATGCTATTATTATGATCTGCATGCCTTGTGCATCCTTTCCTGTTCAACTGAAACAATTCTTGTTCCGCTAATGTTCTAATAGTAAACGATTACTTCGGTTTAATTATTGTTTAGATTGAGTTGTTATTGATTAGTTAGACAGATATGTGATTAGCTAATAGTTTGTTACTTACTACTTAAGCCACACATTTCTGACCTACCTGCCATGTGATCCAACACAAATACAATGTTTCACGAACGTGGACCGAACATATCTTTGTAATCAATCTCCAGTCATCAATCATCATCAGTTATGGTGATTAAATTATCATTAGTTGATGTGATGAGAATGCCTAAAACTTGTTGGATTTTATCTTTAAGAAAGTAAACTTTTTTCTGTAATTAGTTAATTCAGCTTAAAGGGTTCTGCAGAATATCTAATGGTACTTTTTTTCCTATGTTCCATTCAGGCACTTTGAGGCAACGGAAGCAAGATTTCTTCGGGCATCTTTTAGTGCTTTTGTAGATGTCCTTACACTGGCCACAAAAACGATTGAAGAATTTGGTCAAGGAATGGAGTTGtgacatttacttttcttattcTTAAAGAATGTATTGCTACTCCAACCATTATATATAATCCTATTAGGTTTCTCATAGTATATTTGTATTTGTGTTTGCATTTTTCACTTTCATATCCTTTTATTGGATTCTGTTCTAAGATTGTGTAACCAAGTTTTACTCATTCATGTGGCAAAATTGATATTCTTCCACCAACAAATTTATGACTTCCATCCAACTTGTAAAAAGAGGAATGTTGCTTATTGCTTTAAATGGCATTTAGGAAGAAAATGGAAGTAGCTTTTTGGATAATTGGCatgaaaaatattatttgataaggAAAAATAGATACCAAAATCAAGTAGATTAGAAAAATTTTTTGATATTACTGTAGATAAATTAAAAGTCATGTTATTTGCTCAAATTTGAGAAACATATGTAGCCTTACCCTGCAAACCGAAAAGTCGAAAAGAGAAACCAAATTTACTTGATTATATAACATGTTtaaccattaaaaataaaatatcaacaATGAAACTATCATGCAAGACCATTTTGGAGactatataataacaataacaaccgTATAATACTTCTTCTTAAGTGACAAAGTGAAACCTATTGGATCAAATGGACGAAATACTATAATGCAAAATTGACTTGTTTCCAAGNNNNNNNNNNNNNNNNNNNNNNNNNNNNNNNNNNNNNNNNNNNNNNNNNNNNNNNNNNNNNNNNNNGCATCAATACTCATCTAAGTATGTATATAGCATGTCATCCTTCTTAGACTTGCGCCTGCTTAACAACGCCTTCAGAAGACGTTTACTTTTACTGGGGTATTGTTCGACTTCTTTGCCATTGTCTCTTTCGGCCGGCAATCGCATTGAAGCTGATTTCCGTGGCTCAGACGGGTACTGGTAGAAACATAAATGGAGATGTGGTTGAAGAAACTATAGAATTTGTTCATATTGTACCGAGCAAACAACTAGCATTTATGTCattaatttaattgaaatttgtaAAGAAACAATGTTAAACTTACCCTTTGTCTTGCATTGGAAGGATTGGGTGTGGTTGGTCTAGCAGGGTTTGGAGTAGTTGGTCTACTGCTCTTTGGTGTTGTAGGCCTACTTGACCGCGACCCGGTGCGTAAAAGTGGGAATCTATGCGGTGAAACAGAACGCTTATCTACATTACACGTAAAACAACTATGAATTCGGGTAACTACGAAACCTAACCTATATCTTCGCCATTGTTTGGACatgaaaaagaaataacaatttGAAAGACAAAAATAACATGAACtctagtatatttatattataagaTCTGTGTGTATACCAACCTAAAACTTTTCTTGGCATGGTTGAGGTGAATGAAAAACCTCCAGGTCTCTCAGTTTGGACAGAAGGTGATGGTGAACGCCCTCTACTGCGTCAAAATGAAGAATTATGTCAAGATACTTATCCGAGTAAAAGGCCAATTTAATGTGACAACAGCATGCAGAATTTGTAGTTACCTTGCTGTAGATGTTGGTGTTTCTCTAATTGTAGCTCGAACAGCTTTTGGGACACAAATAGAGTGAAAGGAATATAAGTTTATATTTTTAAGGTTAGCCCGAAGATGATTGATATTGGAAAGCAGAAGGTACCACTCTTGAAGTGAAGCCAGTCATCTTCGTCATCTAGGTTGCACCCAACATAGGACGATTTTGTCTGGTTCGCGCCATGCATGGTCTCCCCAGCTGAACTTACAAATTAAAGGAATGTGAGAATTTAAAATCACAGGCTTACTTCCTAATAAGTGATAGAAAGAAAGTATAATGGAAGTGGAGAAAGTAACAAGTTAAGTAAGATGACAGTTTTAAGAAGAATGCAGTATATACTTGCCTGGTAGAATATACCGCTTGTGATATTTTGGAGTACTGATCACCAGCGACTGTTGGGTACGCCCCTCGTGATCCATATAATCTTGGCACGTCCTCATTCTCTAATGTACCATGTTATGCACCAAGAAGAAAATGTTAACCGTCTTCACAAAATTTCACAATAATCAATTTCAATGATATCAAGACAGAGCTCCTCAAAAACAACTTTATATGAAAAATTATGCAAATAACAACATACTGGCGAAGCAAGCTTCTAACTCGAAAGTCATTTGTAATAGACAGATAATTATCAGCCATGCAAAGATTCCCTATGAGCACCACTATCAGATTTTAGCCATTGATCACAATAACTGAATATAGCTCCACTGATTTTTATACTGCTACCATTATCTGATGCGATAAACATACATGACTCTCTAAAAGTGATACAATAAACAAAACCAAGTCTTATCCTGCTAGATACTAGACTAGAATAATGGATATGACATTATCCGGATATAAATGCTTAATGCTAATAAGATACTATACTGCTAAACATCTGAAATTCTCATAAGATTAACATCTAAATGCAAACTTCTATCTACATGTATCGATACAAACACTTAAATCAATAATGAATGATGTCAATTTAGAGTATCCAGAAGCATTAAAAGAGGACCCAACATGAATTTCTAAGTTTTTTCACTTCCTAGTAACCATACATTTTATGACTCATCCTGGATCctataaataaaggagaaaagAATATATGAAATGATTCTAACTATgcctaaaaagtaaaaacatatTTATTCTCAGCACCTCAAAGCAACAAACCCATGTTGATGCCTCCAATAATCTAAGATAAAGATAAATGAATTTTCCACTGTCACAGCAATTAGTTTGAGCTTTCCTTTAATGGACTAACTTTATCTGAAGCAAAGTGGAGATCACTAAGTATACCTGCTCAATACAAGATACACGTAGCTCTGCTCCGGAAACTTCAACAACCTTCTCTTCCAACAAGTCATTCACTTTATATGTCACAGAACCTAAATGATCCACAGTATTCACAAGAGCTTTAATCGCATAATCCTTTAATGTCTCTACCACTCTGCGACCACAACAcgaaaagagaaaacaaaataaagatggGAATAAGGGATATAATACTACCATCATGCATATATAACAGCACGCAGCAAGTAACTCACATTTGTTTTTGGTCATCATTGGTGTATGAAAGTTCAAAATACTCGGCAGCTGAGTATAACTGTGATCTGAGATTTTTCAAATCCTAGGAACAGTGATGAAAATATGAGAAATAGTTAGCAAACAAAATCATATAATAAAAGCAAGAGATACATTATGCAAACAGGCACTAGCCATGACGGAGGTATGGTCGAGGAACAAACTTCGCCACATAAAAGGGCATTACACATGACCAAAGTACCTTGAGACTATCATCAAAGATCAAGCTCTGCTGCATAAAAATCTCATCATCAGTTGAAGCTTCTTGAGACACAGGCTGTACTGCAGAAGTGGTGATCTTCCCCATGaatgaaaataatagaagcaagaACACCTTATCcataagaaagaaaatgaataacAGTTAATTCGAATTCATGGTGGCAGAGTGATGAGgattaaagaaaaaatgaaaataaagcactgccaaaagaaaaaaaagaatatcAAAACCAAGATTGGTAACCTTTTAGAAGAAGATTGTTGAGAAAACTTCAAGCCCTTGATAGATAACATACactgacaaaaaaataaaaaaaaaagacagtAATTAGAAGAGGGATAAAGTAGGAGACAAACTCATCCCTAACAACTAATAAGATACCTAAAGCTGATTATCTAACATAATGGCTGTCTGGAAAAAAGTATATACCATAATTCAAAAACAGAGCTTTAACAACAAAATCAGTAGCATATAACATAACACTATACACTATGAGAGACAATTCCAATTTCCACACTATACAAGACAACAAATTGAACTGAACAGCACAAAATTCCATCACTTTGTCTGAATCTTCACATATACTCAATTtccacatcaaaattcaaattgacaCTCAAAAAGCAAAGCCCACCCAAATACTTAAAAACATCAAAAGTTCAAAATTTTAACCTCATCAAGCCCACAAGTTGCTAactttaagcagaaaaataacaaATTGAGTAAATGGTATTAAAGGAAAATGCAGAAACAAACCTGGTAACAGCTCTTTTTTCTTCAGTTTGCAGTGGTTAGAGTGTGAAACCCACATCCCATTTGAAACGAAAATGtgaaacaaaaaacaaagacaCACACTTACCAACTAAAAACCAAAACGGTTTGGTGTTTGAGTTATTGACCAAAACGCAGCAGTGTAAAAGGGACAGCTCAAAAATTTTCCAACTTAAACAGTTAGTGGGTGGAAGGAGAAGAAAGCACTCGGAATATTGGCAGCGGAATCCGGAATaatttcttctcttttattttctttttcattctgtttaaaatttaaatgaattATCATCATTttaacaaacaaacaaaacagagTATAAATCCCACCTTCTAAAATTaaagtttataaaattatttattagaaTATTTATCTATTGTATCAACCATTTTCTATTCAtttgtatataaatttttaagTGTGTAATATTATTTAGATTTAAAATCTAACTGAAATCAGGtgtcttaattttatatcaactCTATATATaggatggaataaaatatttgttAGAGAAGAAAATAGTACTCCAAACAGCTGTGGGAAGTAGGAAGAAATTGGTCAGTGATGGTGGCCACTTCTCTCTCATCATGGccccatttttttttattttttttaatatgactAATTTGGAATAGCATGTAAAGGAGTTATTAGTAAACCCAaggatttactttttttttttttttacctttatGGGTTTTCTGTCTTCTTCTATTTGTCTAAACTGTATGAGATTATTACAAGATTAATTTAAATACGTGATTAAAGTATCTTAAATGTCATTTTACATTCACTAACCAGTAGTAATAGATTCATATTCTTAATCTGAAATCTAATCCTAAACATAATTACACCTTTGTTTTCAGGAATCAGATATTGAGACAGTGACATAGAAACACAAAATCGTATTTCACATATAAGATATGAATAGAAATATTGTGTTCAAAGatattaaattagtatattttgtatttatcttaatacaaaaatactaataaaaaacataacttattttttattattttttttattaattttttataattaaatttttaattattatattttttaaaaattttttgaataaaaaaataaaattaattaaatttttataacttattttaatttatcatcaaataaaatacaaaaacataaaattttatatttttattttaaagatgAATTTGAGAATCCAGAAGCATAAAATAGTTAATGACATTAACACTTGAGGGGCTTCTATACTAGTTTTGATAGAAATGGGCCCCTTGCCCACaatatttttgtaattcttttgTCCCAAAAATGATTTTGAATGAAGGCCCAAGTCTGGAAAGTTCGGATCCAACTTGGTTTTCTCATATTGTATCTCCATCATCTCTTTTCTTGTGATACTTTTTCTAGGTACTATACTACTTACTAGCTAGCTAGGTACTATACTTTTCCTCGTCTGCAATAATTACAAACCAAATTAAGAAAGAGAAAGGTTCATTTCATGTGTATGAAACTAATAAGACACATAATTAATTAAGGACAGAGAGTTAAGGccagaaaattgaaaagataagaattgtTGAAACTTGAGAAACATATATAATAAAAGGGTTATGCTATGATGctgaaacaaaatttttttagtACCTACTGAAATGAGGTggtaaaaagaaaattgaatacatattgatgttgttgttgtAAGAATAGACACAAACTGTGGAGCAGCACAGTAGTGACAGGAATTGTGTTGGAAGTATTAAGCAATCGTTAATAATTTAATGAAGAtaatttttttgttggtttttgtTGTCATTGGACATTAGATAACTGTCATTCTCTCCTCTAGTTAGAAAATCAAAAATTTTGATTCAAATTTTTAATACACCAAGTAAATCCATCTTTCAATACTTTTCAAGCCTTGTAAAGACTCCTCCAAATAGGAGAGTTCTTGTTCTTAGGACAACTAAAACAAtcatatagagatgatcggtatttggcATCCAACAATTGAACCCATAACTTGTTTGGCTGCTGAAAAAAAGTTTAAACTAGTTTCTCAAAAAGAGCAATATTCACACAATAAGAATCTCTAATCCCCAAACCTCTATACTTTTTTTGGAGTAACCAGCACCTTCCAACTAACATGATTCAatcctcttccatcaacttgtcctttTCAAAGAAAATTCATCATCATAGAttccaatttactaatgattcctttAGGAAAAATAGAGACATGCATCTAGTATGTGGGAATAGCGGCTGCAACAAAATTAACCAAGCAGGGTCTACCAGTTCGATTTAGTAAACTCCATTTCCAGCTTGCTAGTCTACTCCGAATCTTATCCAAGACACTATTAAAAGCTGAACGGGTCACCCTAGAATGGCTAAGGGTAACTCCAAGATACTTGCCCAAGTCCTAAACAAATTTGGTAGAGGATACCACAGTGAAAACCTCTTTTCTTGTTGCAGAGACATTCTTGGAGTAAAGCGTTTTAGACTtctccacattaatcttcatcACAGATGCTTTGCAAAAAGTCTTTAAGACCAACATCATattttgcacttgtctctttgtagctttacagaaTAGAAGCAAGTCATCTGCAAACATTAAGTGGGATATTCTTCGTCCTCCTCGAGAAATAACAACTGGATCCCACAAAcccaaatcaacctgatgactaataaagcatgtcaatctctccatacacaacacaaaaagatagggtgacatagAATCTCTTTGTCTAAGACCCCAGTTAGGAGTAAAGCCATTCAGACGATTCCCATTCCAAAGAATATATAAGGAGgaagcagtgacacaattcataatcaaattaattgtagGAATAGGAAAACTAAAGCTCTTAAGGATATGAGCTAAAAACCTCCAAtcaactctgtcataagctttctccagATCAATTTTAAAGGCCAGTGTGCCcttctttgatttagtcttctttATAAAGTGGAGGATTTCTTGAgcaataatgatgttgtcaggagTTCCTCGTCCCGGAATAAATCCTCCTTGAAGCGGGCCAACAATCTCTACAAGATGAGGACGGagcctattaacaaggaccttcgtgatgatcttgtaaactacattACAGAGACTAATCGGCCTAAAATTTTTCATAGATATCAACCTTTGGAGTAAGAACCAGTAAGGTCTCCATCATTCTCGGATCAAGAGTAACACCGAAAAATGCCTGCTTAACCATCTTCCAAACATCAAGACCAATGATTtcccaatattctttgaagaagaaagcttgaaacccaTCAGGACCCAGAActttaaaagagttcatgtgaaaaacagctgttttgacttcctccatagtaactggtgtcgtaagattattgcaagcttcctcattcaaagaaggaagaggcacatcaccaaggCAACCCAAATCAATATCATCTAAACGATAGAATAAGCTTTTATAGAAAGACTCTGCTTCTTGACTCAAAACCTCTGGATCAGTTTCCCACACTCCATCCTTGAGAAAAaggccatgaatcttattatgctttctttgcacaagagtttgaatatgaaagaatCTTGTATTCCTATCCTCGAACCTTACCCTCTGCTCTCTGGACTTTTGGAACCATAGGAGCTCTTCTTGCactagagtattattataattattaagcAAATGTTGCTCTTTCTGACGTAAATAAATGCTATCTACCACTTCCAAacgcttttgtaaataattaatttgctactctaattcacatttcttaacaaaaatgttaccaaataccttcgaattaaactctagtgaattcttctgtacttccgaaagcttgccatgaatcCCTCTATTACCAGACTACCATGACTGATTCACAATATCCCTATACCTGGGATGAGTAGCCCAAACAGCAACAAATCGGAAAGGTCGATTTTCTTTAGGCTGAGGACGATCTTTACAACACATCAGAATAGGGCAATGATCAGActgaagcctatttaaaacttctgCATAAGCCTCTGTAAAGATAGATAACCAACAACTATTTATATAGACTCGGTCAAGATTTTTTgccacatcaacataattttTCACCCTCCTATACCAAGAAAACTGTCTCCCAATAGTCTTCAGATCAAACAAACCACTATCCCCTAATGAAGTAGCAAACATGTCTCTtctttgatgagaaaattgaCAGCCCTTAGATTCATAAGAAAatatgacttcattaaaatcaccaagaacaatccaaggtccttgaaaaactatggattgtgcaacaagataatcccaaaGGAGAACCCTTTTATTAAATCGAGGACTACCATaaataccactacacctccaaattaaattATCAGATTGAACCTCAACAGTAACACCTTGATCAAAACCATCAATGAACTTATAGCAAACACCCTTCATAGATGATAGAAACCAAATACCCCCTTATGCCCCCTCTGCTTCCACTATACCAACAGAGTGATACCCCAATCTTTCCCAAAACAATTTTAAATGCTGAAAGGGgagtgagtttcaaccacaataaaaaaaataggtCTAAATTTTCTAACAAGTTCTTTACAATGCACccgggctaacttattagaagcacccctaatattccaaacaatcagatttaaactatccataaataaagggatagaataaataaaaacataaactCTAAATAGAATCACCAACCTTAATAGGTGGTTTGTCCTGTGGTACTAGCACACTCTAATCCTCAATAATTATCACCTT includes:
- the LOC107605884 gene encoding uncharacterized protein LOC107605884, with protein sequence MAATATAEAGSQWPFSCDLEVDFGHEQNAAIVCAALAVDKELQPDKVKRLMAVSHGKLSVHFEATEARFLRASFSAFVDVLTLATKTIEEFGQGMEL
- the LOC107605885 gene encoding protein ABIL2 isoform X2, which translates into the protein MGKITTSAVQPVSQEASTDDEIFMQQSLIFDDSLKDLKNLRSQLYSAAEYFELSYTNDDQKQIVVETLKDYAIKALVNTVDHLGSVTYKVNDLLEEKVVEVSGAELRVSCIEQRMRTCQDYMDHEGRTQQSLVISTPKYHKRYILPAGETMHGANQTKSSYVGCNLDDEDDWLHFKSAVRATIRETPTSTARGRSPSPSVQTERPGGFSFTSTMPRKVLDKRSVSPHRFPLLRTGSRSSRPTTPKSSRPTTPNPARPTTPNPSNARQRYPSEPRKSASMRLPAERDNGKEVEQYPSKSKRLLKALLSRRKSKKDDMLYTYLDEY
- the LOC107605885 gene encoding protein ABIL2 isoform X1, with protein sequence MGKITTSAVQPVSQEASTDDEIFMQQSLIFDDSLKDLKNLRSQLYSAAEYFELSYTNDDQKQIVVETLKDYAIKALVNTVDHLGSVTYKVNDLLEEKVVEVSGAELRVSCIEQRMRTCQDYMDHEGRTQQSLVISTPKYHKRYILPAGETMHGANQTKSSYVGCNLDDEDDWLHFKSAVRATIRETPTSTASRGRSPSPSVQTERPGGFSFTSTMPRKVLDKRSVSPHRFPLLRTGSRSSRPTTPKSSRPTTPNPARPTTPNPSNARQRYPSEPRKSASMRLPAERDNGKEVEQYPSKSKRLLKALLSRRKSKKDDMLYTYLDEY